A region of the Macrobrachium nipponense isolate FS-2020 chromosome 14, ASM1510439v2, whole genome shotgun sequence genome:
TTAACcatcagtgttttttttctttcttttttttgtctaagtgtgtctgtatttaagtatgtgttctggTTTTCACTGTTTTGTTTCCAAATGCGTCTTTGTTTGCGTGTTTTctgttcttaacaattttattttttattttgtttttatcagattCCTTTGtccgctttttaaattaaagtcttgtatatagctcttttaaatttatattaatatattgtattttattgttgtggatatccctgatgatgtgattatgaatcacgaaagcttggaataaatggatactgtgtcttctgcttctggattcctgcccttgatctggatgagaaaaaaaaaattatatatatatatatatatcatatatatatatatatatatatatatatatatgtgtgtgtgtgtgtgtgtgtgtgtgtgtgtgtgtgtgtgtgtgtgtgtgtgtgtatgtatatgggtcCATATTACTTTTCTTATAATATCTTTGCCGAAAACTGTCATATTTATTACCTACCCGCTTCATACGTCCGCTCAAATTGCTCGCCAACAGCCATCATAAACTCATACTCATAATGTCTCCTGTCTCTATTGTGCTAGCAGTCTTGCTTCTTCTGGATCATAAAGTCCCTCCTTTCCAAGAATTTCCAAgtctttctcttctcctcttcctcttgaaTTACTCCTCGTCCTGACCATCTTTTGCGGCTCACTTCTTTTCATACAATGAAAGtataaaaacttcaaaataagcaaatattttaTCAGTTCTAAGTATGACTATATTTAAAGGCTTTGATATACTTTTTACATCGCGAGGATGAAAACAATGAATCTCAATTTCTTGAATCTTGACATCTTTTGATATACTTGCATTTTCTATATCTGTTGAGCACACACTCCTGGCTACAACTTCTTTTAATCAAATGCTTCCATTATTCAAATAACCAGATTATCATTTATTGTTCTACTTTTTCTTGGCTTCCATTGACTTTATGAATTTTTTCCTAATCGCATTTACTCTCAGTACTCttgttttattaacattttcatcTTATCCGACCTAAAGCTCTTATTCATCTTTTCTGCCGTCTTTAtcagtatcttttttttattttctttttattccaccTGCTAACTGTATACCTTCACACAATCCACTCCTGACTAACACCACCAATTTCCCACGCCCTTTCACAGTATATATTATTTCCCTTATATATTTCACTTTGTTGTTACAGTTTAATTCACAGACGGAGTTTTACTCGTTCTCCAGTGTAAACCTATATCTCCTTTCAGCTTTAGGTTTTAATCCAATACTGATCATATATATACCACCAGCAAAACCTCTCCTCACCATTAAATCTATTATAGATATCCCATCTGCTCTTAATTTACAAAACTCTTTCCTTACCATCTCCTTTTTCCGAatgatcataatcataatcattgtCGCCTCCGATGGATTATTTTGGCACTGTGTTGGCTGAGAGCGTGCAAGAGGTGAAGCAACAGGAGGGATTTTCTTGTTTAAGGAACTTTTTAGTGGGTGGTGGGTGTCCCAGACATCCACCCACTTACAGCATTCCACGATCATCTTAGGATCTTTGTCCACCCAATAGGTAGCAAGCTCAGGGGGAGCCTCCATAAAACAGGAAATCCTCCAACTGGAAAAGTTCAAGGATCTCTTTTGCAGATGTAACGTAGGAGGCCCTCGTCCATCTCTGAAGGGTGGTGTGTTCTTCGTCACCAATTCCGGCCACGTCTACCTGGACTCCTTCGGCTTGCTGCTACATTTCTGTCTCCAGCTGTTGCAGGTAATTTCGAAGGCTTTGACGCTGGAATCCCTTATGCAAGCGAGATTTCCTTGCTTGTCGGTGGGGAGTGCTTGGAAGGTGGTGGTACACTTGCCCTTTGGGTATTTTCCCAAAATGACTGCTACTTCTCAGGCTTGAAGTTGTCCAGCACCTTTTCTACATGGCTGAGCCAGGTTTCTGGCTTGCCCTCATTCCACGGCTTGATGAGGGTGCCCCTGCCACTGAGTATGGAGTGTGAAGACCAGGATGTAGGGAGCTGGATGCCAGCATTGGCCATAGCTAGTTGGTGGGCTGTCTCTGCGaccttttcttccctttctgatgCTTCCCTCCTTTCCTtaaactctctttctttctctctttcttctctccatatctctctttgttctcttttgttctccttctctgctctttcggctgcctctcttctctcttggaattccctttctctctccttctctatgCATGCCTTTTCCCTCTCCTCGGCCACCCAGTTAGCTAACTCTTGGCCCTTGAGCCACGTGGCTCTCCCTGCTTCAGTGAAAGCTTTGATTTCCTCTAGTACAGCATTGTTGGCCACCTTGTAGGAATGGTGAGGTGCAAGTGCACAAGCTGGAACTTCTAACTAAGCCCTGGGAATGTAGTCCCTGGGAGACTAAGAATGGGGACCGAGAGGTCTGAAGCAGCGAGCGCAAGGCCTTGAAATATATGAGTTCTAGGCGCTCAAATCGCTAGTCACTGTGCCTGAGAATGGCATCCCTAAAGGACAGGAATAACACCAACTTAAATTCTACTAGGGTGGAATGAAAAACCTCTAGGACATAACATAACCAATTACAAGGATTATAAATTTTCTGCAAGGCGAGGAAGGCAAAATTACTTATCACCAAATGCATTTGAGAGTCACAAATGACAGTGATTGGATTCCTGGAGTGGGAATAGATCATCATGAAATATGCCGGGATGTGCAGTCACGATGACTGAGCCTCGAATTCCACTGAAGGTAGAAATTCATGCCCAGGGCAAAGGACGGGTATGAAGACTATACGAATAATTTTGCGGAATACATGAAGGATCGTTGGTAGGACATTACGTTGTGCTGTCACACAAACTGGGCCTTGAATTCCACTGAAGGAACCTCATGGCAAGGGTGCAAGACACTTTTGCGAACACTGGACTAAATGATTCCAACAGACTGACAGTCAACAAATTGTAAATATTCGCCATGATGGCATAACGTACGAGCCGCCCAAACTAGCAAAATACAGATGTAATGGGATACACATGTACAAATACTGCGAATTTATTTGTCACGAGGACATAAAATACAATGTTGGCTGCACGGactgtaaaatacaaagcaggCAATCAAACGTGATGAGATAATGCATATACAAAATGCGGAATTGTTTGTCTCGAGACAGAAAAATAATTGTCAATTGCATGTGGAGTCCAAAAAGCGAGAATATTGatcaccaaaacaaaatatgtacgTTAATAAACGGTATGTATACCTTTTCCACAAATGGTGGGAATATGTGCATAGACAATATGCCAATAAGGTATAAAATAGGGCATTACAAAGAAGCAAAAGTAATTATTTAAATTCCTAGGGTTTTTCATACAATGAGTATATGAACGCTAATTTGAAATCTCTTGCTCAGCCATCAATCAGATAGAATCTTGGGGTAGCATTGAGGCAATAtagacaataaaattaaaaacttgtgGAGCATTTGTGGACAATCATATATTTgaaagataaattctttttctCATATCCGTTTCAGAAAAACTACTACTATTTAGTGACTGGAAATTAATGATAATAGACAAGGCTATTGAATTCTGTCCAGTCTCACGAGTCTTTCTGTGGATCATAACCATCCTTCTAAAATATGCTAAATAAATCTATGCAAGGgccatataaaaatattttaaaacagtcGTTAACACTAAGCAACAGAATAAACAGCCGgacaacaaacaaatatattaaaggaATAACTTATCAAATCAATTAAGAATGCCTCTccatttctctatatatttttaccAGTACACATTTTTTAAGATTTGCAAATGAGTTTTCAAAACTTTACTTGTAAATTCAAATTTAATATCTTCCCTAAGTGACGATTTAACAAAATCGATAAGCAGGACTTCACCTCAGTCATTGATCATTCCCATCATATCATGATGCTTTGGTGAACTGTCTACCGATTACTACATACTGACTTAAATGTCTCATTTAGTGGCATAGATCAAGCAATGTATCTTCAGCAATGTCTTGTATTTTATTACCCaaacagtgcaaacatttcaTAAGATGAGCGCTTATAGCAAAAGGGACAATAGTATGACGTGGAAATTGTTCATTTTTTCGGAGCATCTATAATACTAAAATTGGTCAGCGAACTTAATTTACATCAAATCTATATACTTCCATCACAAAATTTTGTT
Encoded here:
- the LOC135226291 gene encoding U2 small nuclear ribonucleoprotein auxiliary factor 35 kDa subunit-related protein 2-like, which produces MANIYNLLTVANNAVLEEIKAFTEAGRATWLKGQELANWVAEEREKACIEKEREREFQERREAAERAEKENKREQREIWREEREKEREFKERREASEREEKVAETAHQLAMANAGIQLPTSWSSHSILSGRGTLIKPWNEGKPETWLSHVEKVLDNFKPEK